The following proteins are co-located in the Manihot esculenta cultivar AM560-2 chromosome 7, M.esculenta_v8, whole genome shotgun sequence genome:
- the LOC110618580 gene encoding auxin transporter-like protein 2 — protein sequence MTSQKQAEEEMISSFNETENEEKEEENNKEEDSIFSLKGILWHGGSVYDAWFSCASNQVAQVLLTLPYSFSQMGMLSGIILQVFYGIMGSWTAYLISVLYVEYRSRKEKENVSFKNHVIQWFEVLDGLLGPTWKAVGLAFNCTFLLFGSVIQLIACASNIYYINDKLDKRTWTYIFGACCATTVFIPSFHNYRIWSFLGLGMTTYTAWYMTIAAVVHGQVDGVTHNGPTKLVLYFTGATNILYTFGGHAVTVEIMHAMWKPQKFKYIYLLATMYVFTLTIPSATAVYWAFGDQLLTHSNAFSLLPSSGWRDAAVILMLIHQFITFGFACTPLYFVWEKVVGMHDTKSIFVRALTRLPVVVPIWFLAIIFPFFGPINSAVGALLVSFTVYIIPSLAHMLTYRSASARQNAAEKPPFFLPSWTAMYAVNAFIVIWVLVVGFGLGGWASMSNFIKQVDTFGLFAKCYQCPPQPASKHH from the exons atgacaTCCCAGAAGCAAGCAGAAGAAGAGATGATATCAAGCTTCAATGAAACTGAGaatgaagagaaagaagaagagaataaTAAAGAAGAGGACTCCATTTTTAGCCTGAAGGGTATTCTTTGGCATGGTGGTTCTGTATATGATGCCTGGTTTAGTTGTGCTTCAAATCAA GTTGCTCAGGTGCTGTTGACGCTGCCTTATTCATTTTCTCAAATGGGGATGCTTTCTGGAATAATTTTGCAGGTGTTTTATGGTATTATGGGGAGCTGGACAGCGTATCTCATCAGTGTTCTCTATGTAGAATACCGAAGCAGAAAGGAGAAAGAGAATGTCAGCTTCAAAAACCATGTCATACAG TGGTTCGAAGTGCTAGATGGTTTACTGGGTCCGACCTGGAAAGCCGTTGGCTTGGCCTTTAACTGCACTTTTCTCCTCTTTGGTTCTGTTATACAACTCATAGCCTGTGCAAG CAATATTTACTACATTAATGACAAATTAGACAAGAGGACATGGACCTACATCTTCGGAGCTTGCTGTGCTACTACTGTGTTCATACCTTCATTTCACAATTACAGAATCTGGTCTTTTCTTGGCCTTGGCATGACCACCTACACTGCCTGGTATATGACCATTGCAGCAGTTGTTCATGGCCAG GTTGATGGGGTGACACACAATGGCCCAACAAAATTGGTTCTCTATTTCACAGGCGCCACCAATATCCTctacactttcggcggccatgCTGTTACTGT TGAAATTATGCATGCAATGTGGAAGCCTCAGAAGTTCAAGTATATATATCTCCTAGCCACAATGTATGTGTTCACCTTAACAATTCCATCTGCTACTGCTGTCTACTGGGCATTTGGTGATCAACTCCTCACTCACTCAAATGCATTCTCACTTCTTCCTTCTTCCGGATGGCGAGACGCTGCAGTCATCCTCATGCTCATCCACCAG TTCATAACATTCGGATTCGCTTGTACACCACTCTACTTCGTGTGGGAGAAAGTGGTGGGAATGCATGATACAAAGAGCATATTTGTGAGGGCATTAACAAGGTTGCCTGTAGTTGTACCTATATGGTTCTTGGCTATCATATTTCCTTTCTTTGGCCCCATTAACTCAGCTGTGGGGGCTCTTTTGGTTAGCTTCACTGTCTACATCATCCCTTCCTTGGCTCATATGCTCACTTATCGATCAGCATCTGCTCGACAG AATGCAGCAGAGAAGCCTCCATTTTTCCTCCCTAGCTGGACAGCAATGTATGCAGTGAATGCATTTATAGTGATATGGGTCCTTGTAGTTGGGTTTGGATTAGGAGGGTGGGCAAGTATGAGCAATTTCATCAAGCAAGTTGACACATTTGGTCTCTTTGCCAAGTGCTACCAGTGCCCGCCGCAGCCCGCCTCGAAGCACCATTGA
- the LOC110618707 gene encoding uncharacterized protein LOC110618707 isoform X2 → MSNTWQLTVLGSSPLELTTGDPSSPDCKLQNPLNTQIVNYFSEDKYASKNRNCSKGVMLQLLFLLLLFCLIIMFPFLAFSLSFSFTVNFPSVSGENFTFLQVGLKRIDAAVDALRSMGFPEALVRRTAYGGDDGWTFIEECSYKLLIDSILEEQEKSGRENSEPKPLESSDPTLLVENQVSEDGIVQDNSGAQVHSPQGYSKQVQSPSIESPSPKKLALHLSSKSHSSSSTAAEAVPSFFKNEQCHGKLGRELPSFQISAGVCSPQLFSPPPVKSPQAQSSKPCYGWLSEDDDDDE, encoded by the exons ATGAGTAACACTTGGCAGTTAACAGTGCTGGGTTCTTCACCATTAGAATTGACCACAGGGGATCCGAGCTCTCCTGATTGCAAACTGCAAAACCCACTAAATACACAAATCGTGAACTATTTTTCAGAAGACAAATATGCCTCCAAGAACAGGAACTGCTCGAAAGGTGTGATGCtccaacttttatttttattattattattttgtttaattattatGTTCCCATTTCTCGCATTTTCCCTCTCTTTCTCATTCACTGTCAATTTTCCCTCTGTCTCGGGAGAAAATTTTACCTTTTTACAGGTGGGTCTGAAACGGATTGATGCTGCGGTTGATGCTCTTCGCTCAATGGGCTTCCCTGAAGCTTTGGTTCGCAGAACC GCTTATGGTGGAGATGATGGTTGGACTTTTATTGAAGAATGTTCTTACAAACTTCTCATTGATTCCATTCTTGAGGAGCAAGAGAAATCTGGGAGAGAAAATAGTGAACCAAAACCATTGGAAAGCAGTGATCCAACTTTGCTGGTAGAGAATCAAGTTTCAGAG GATGGCATTGTTCAAGACAATTCTGGAGCACAAGTTCACTCCCCTCAAGGTTATTCCAAGCAAGTTCAATCACCTAGCATTGAATCCCCATCACCTAAGAAACTTGCCCTACACCTCTCCTCAAAATCCCACAGCTCCTCATCAACAGCAGCGGAAGCTGTTCCTAGCTTTTTCAAGAATGAACAGTGTCATGGCAAGCTTGGAAGAGAGTTACCCTCCTTTCAGATCTCAGCTGGAGTTTGTTCTCCGCAGTTGTTTTCTCCTCCACCAGTTAAATCTCCTCAAGCTCAAAGCAGTAAACCTTGTTACGGATGGCTTagtgaagatgatgatgatgatgaataa
- the LOC110618707 gene encoding uncharacterized protein LOC110618707 isoform X1 gives MSNTWQLTVLGSSPLELTTGDPSSPDCKLQNPLNTQIVNYFSEDKYASKNRNCSKGVMLQLLFLLLLFCLIIMFPFLAFSLSFSFTVNFPSVSGENFTFLQVGLKRIDAAVDALRSMGFPEALVRRTVRKLLKAYGGDDGWTFIEECSYKLLIDSILEEQEKSGRENSEPKPLESSDPTLLVENQVSEDGIVQDNSGAQVHSPQGYSKQVQSPSIESPSPKKLALHLSSKSHSSSSTAAEAVPSFFKNEQCHGKLGRELPSFQISAGVCSPQLFSPPPVKSPQAQSSKPCYGWLSEDDDDDE, from the exons ATGAGTAACACTTGGCAGTTAACAGTGCTGGGTTCTTCACCATTAGAATTGACCACAGGGGATCCGAGCTCTCCTGATTGCAAACTGCAAAACCCACTAAATACACAAATCGTGAACTATTTTTCAGAAGACAAATATGCCTCCAAGAACAGGAACTGCTCGAAAGGTGTGATGCtccaacttttatttttattattattattttgtttaattattatGTTCCCATTTCTCGCATTTTCCCTCTCTTTCTCATTCACTGTCAATTTTCCCTCTGTCTCGGGAGAAAATTTTACCTTTTTACAGGTGGGTCTGAAACGGATTGATGCTGCGGTTGATGCTCTTCGCTCAATGGGCTTCCCTGAAGCTTTGGTTCGCAGAACCGTTAGAAAACTCCTCAAG GCTTATGGTGGAGATGATGGTTGGACTTTTATTGAAGAATGTTCTTACAAACTTCTCATTGATTCCATTCTTGAGGAGCAAGAGAAATCTGGGAGAGAAAATAGTGAACCAAAACCATTGGAAAGCAGTGATCCAACTTTGCTGGTAGAGAATCAAGTTTCAGAG GATGGCATTGTTCAAGACAATTCTGGAGCACAAGTTCACTCCCCTCAAGGTTATTCCAAGCAAGTTCAATCACCTAGCATTGAATCCCCATCACCTAAGAAACTTGCCCTACACCTCTCCTCAAAATCCCACAGCTCCTCATCAACAGCAGCGGAAGCTGTTCCTAGCTTTTTCAAGAATGAACAGTGTCATGGCAAGCTTGGAAGAGAGTTACCCTCCTTTCAGATCTCAGCTGGAGTTTGTTCTCCGCAGTTGTTTTCTCCTCCACCAGTTAAATCTCCTCAAGCTCAAAGCAGTAAACCTTGTTACGGATGGCTTagtgaagatgatgatgatgatgaataa
- the LOC110618707 gene encoding probable inactive histone-lysine N-methyltransferase SUVR1 isoform X3, producing MPPRTGTARKVGLKRIDAAVDALRSMGFPEALVRRTVRKLLKAYGGDDGWTFIEECSYKLLIDSILEEQEKSGRENSEPKPLESSDPTLLVENQVSEDGIVQDNSGAQVHSPQGYSKQVQSPSIESPSPKKLALHLSSKSHSSSSTAAEAVPSFFKNEQCHGKLGRELPSFQISAGVCSPQLFSPPPVKSPQAQSSKPCYGWLSEDDDDDE from the exons ATGCCTCCAAGAACAGGAACTGCTCGAAAG GTGGGTCTGAAACGGATTGATGCTGCGGTTGATGCTCTTCGCTCAATGGGCTTCCCTGAAGCTTTGGTTCGCAGAACCGTTAGAAAACTCCTCAAG GCTTATGGTGGAGATGATGGTTGGACTTTTATTGAAGAATGTTCTTACAAACTTCTCATTGATTCCATTCTTGAGGAGCAAGAGAAATCTGGGAGAGAAAATAGTGAACCAAAACCATTGGAAAGCAGTGATCCAACTTTGCTGGTAGAGAATCAAGTTTCAGAG GATGGCATTGTTCAAGACAATTCTGGAGCACAAGTTCACTCCCCTCAAGGTTATTCCAAGCAAGTTCAATCACCTAGCATTGAATCCCCATCACCTAAGAAACTTGCCCTACACCTCTCCTCAAAATCCCACAGCTCCTCATCAACAGCAGCGGAAGCTGTTCCTAGCTTTTTCAAGAATGAACAGTGTCATGGCAAGCTTGGAAGAGAGTTACCCTCCTTTCAGATCTCAGCTGGAGTTTGTTCTCCGCAGTTGTTTTCTCCTCCACCAGTTAAATCTCCTCAAGCTCAAAGCAGTAAACCTTGTTACGGATGGCTTagtgaagatgatgatgatgatgaataa
- the LOC110618707 gene encoding uncharacterized protein LOC110618707 isoform X4 gives MPPRTGTARKVGLKRIDAAVDALRSMGFPEALVRRTAYGGDDGWTFIEECSYKLLIDSILEEQEKSGRENSEPKPLESSDPTLLVENQVSEDGIVQDNSGAQVHSPQGYSKQVQSPSIESPSPKKLALHLSSKSHSSSSTAAEAVPSFFKNEQCHGKLGRELPSFQISAGVCSPQLFSPPPVKSPQAQSSKPCYGWLSEDDDDDE, from the exons ATGCCTCCAAGAACAGGAACTGCTCGAAAG GTGGGTCTGAAACGGATTGATGCTGCGGTTGATGCTCTTCGCTCAATGGGCTTCCCTGAAGCTTTGGTTCGCAGAACC GCTTATGGTGGAGATGATGGTTGGACTTTTATTGAAGAATGTTCTTACAAACTTCTCATTGATTCCATTCTTGAGGAGCAAGAGAAATCTGGGAGAGAAAATAGTGAACCAAAACCATTGGAAAGCAGTGATCCAACTTTGCTGGTAGAGAATCAAGTTTCAGAG GATGGCATTGTTCAAGACAATTCTGGAGCACAAGTTCACTCCCCTCAAGGTTATTCCAAGCAAGTTCAATCACCTAGCATTGAATCCCCATCACCTAAGAAACTTGCCCTACACCTCTCCTCAAAATCCCACAGCTCCTCATCAACAGCAGCGGAAGCTGTTCCTAGCTTTTTCAAGAATGAACAGTGTCATGGCAAGCTTGGAAGAGAGTTACCCTCCTTTCAGATCTCAGCTGGAGTTTGTTCTCCGCAGTTGTTTTCTCCTCCACCAGTTAAATCTCCTCAAGCTCAAAGCAGTAAACCTTGTTACGGATGGCTTagtgaagatgatgatgatgatgaataa
- the LOC110619743 gene encoding probable zinc metalloprotease EGY2, chloroplastic gives MSILAPFRGNFSPLSSLSSQYSSCSHFELRSPPFLASLVFSRRKKRCCKDLNLYHVSRFHGKRGIICRVTETQTEPDSNNDKEKEEHGGGEAPPTTDSIEQSNSQPDSQPTVVNQITNSDGETSAEGATQETDAVEVVSGSPLPGVKPQQLDVSVRIPKGTIDILKDQVFGFDTFFVTSQEPYEGGVLFKGNLRGQAAKSYEKLANRMQNKFGDEYKLFLLVNPEDDKPVAVVVPRKTLQPETTAVPEWFAAGAFGVVTVFTLLLRNVPALQSNLLSTFDNLELLKNGLPGAIVTALILGVHELSHILVAKRSNVKLGVPYFVPSWQIGSFGAITRIVSIVPKREDLLKIAAAGPVAGFTLGFVLFLLGFILPPSDGVGLIVDASVFHESFLAGGIAKLLLGDALKEGTPISVNPLVIWAWAGLLINAINSIPAGELDGGRISFAIWGRKASARFTAVSIVLLGLSSLFNDVAFYWVVLIFFLQRGPIAPLSEEITDPEDKYVALGVIVLLLGLLVCLPYPFPFTDEVISSF, from the exons ATGAGTATTTTAGCTCCTTTTCGAGGGAATTTTAGTCCACTGTCGTCTTTGTCATCACAGTACAGCTCTTGCTCTCATTTCGAGCTTCGTTCCCCGCCTTTCTTAGCTTCTTTGGTTTTTTCTCGGCGGAAGAAACGGTGTTGTAAGGACTTAAATTTGTACCATGTTTCGAG GTTTCATGGAAAGAGAGGAATTATTTGTAGAGTTACAGAGACGCAAACTGAACCAGATAGCAATAATGATAAG GAAAAAGAAGAACATGGAGGAGGAGAAGCACCGCCTACCACAGATTCCATAGAGCAATCGAATTCCCAGCCTGATTCTCAGCCTACAGTTGTGAATCAAATCACCAATAGTGATGGGGAAACTAGTGCTGAAGGTGCCACCCAG GAAACTGATGCTGTAGAAGTTGTTAGTGGATCTCCTCTTCCAGGTGTGAAG CCTCAGCAACTGGATGTATCAGTAAGGATTCCTAAAGGAACAATTGATATTCTTAAGGACCAAGTATTTGGCTTTGATACTTTTTTCGTGACAAGCCAGGAGCCATATGAG GGGGGGGTCTTGTTTAAAGGTAACCTGAGAGGACAGGCTGCCAAAAGCTATGAGAAGCTAGCAAACAGGATGCAG AATAAATTTGGGGATGAGTATAAACTTTTCCTTCTAGTTAATCCAGAGGATGATAAACCAGTGGCAGTTGTTGTTCCAAGAAAGACCCTGCAGCCTGAAACTACAG CGGTCCCAGAGTGGTTTGCAGCTGGGGCTTTTGGAGTTGTTACAGTTTTCACGTTACTTCTCCGAAATGTTCCTGCATTACAATCCAACTTATT ATCAACTTTTGACAATCTCGAGTTGCTAAAGAATGGCCTGCCTGGAGCTATTGTGACTGCACTTATTTTGGGGGTACATGAACTTAGCCACATATTAGTTGCAAAGAGAAGTAATGTTAAGCTCGGAGTGCCATATTTTGTTCCAAGTTGGCAG ATAGGCTCTTTTGGTGCTATTACAAGGATAGTAAGTATTGTGCCCAAACGTGAAGACCTTCTAAAGATTGCAGCAGCAGGACCTGTGGCTGGGTTCACCTTGGGCTTTGTTCTTTTTCTTCTAGGATTCATCTTACCACCTAGTGATGGTGTTGGTCTTATCGTTGATGCTTCTGTCTTTCACGAGTCATTTCTTGCTGGTGGTATTG CTAAACTTCTTCTGGGTGATGCACTCAAGGAAGGTACTCCTATATCTGTTAACCCTCTTGTGATATGGGCTTGGGCTGGACTGCTTATCAATGCCATCAATAGCATCCCAGCAGGAGAGCTTGATGGAGGGAGGATTTCTTTTGCCATATGGGGAAGAAAG GCTTCAGCTCGCTTCACAGCTGTCTCAATTGTCCTGCTTGGTCTATCCTCACTGTTTAATGATGTGGCATTTTATTGGGTAGTTTTGATATTCTTCTTGCAAAGAGGGCCAATTGCTCCACTCTCTGAGGAAATCACTGATCCCGAGGACAAGTATGTTGCCCTTGGAGTCATAGTTTTGCTCTTAGGATTGCTGGTATGTTTGCCGTACCCTTTTCCTTTTACAGATGAAGTCATTTCAAGTTTCTAG